One genomic region from Leptolyngbyaceae cyanobacterium JSC-12 encodes:
- a CDS encoding hypothetical protein (IMG reference gene:2510093670~partial gene), with protein sequence MTDNLEGQAQRPDAEPANGAVQRLLFKSSFSPDCLSIRCNSIVSLGTHRSPLATALTDTILGAFATTDNPQTTASTDHFLGAFGQTGNSEELVQRPDAEPANG encoded by the coding sequence CTGACCGATAACCTGGAAGGACAAGCGCAAAGACCCGATGCGGAGCCAGCTAACGGTGCTGTTCAGCGGTTGCTGTTCAAATCTAGCTTTAGCCCTGATTGCCTGTCAATCCGTTGCAACAGCATTGTTAGCTTGGGGACGCACCGATCGCCCCTCGCGACTGCCCTCACCGACACCATCCTGGGCGCTTTCGCTACCACAGATAACCCTCAAACCACTGCCTCAACCGACCATTTCCTGGGTGCTTTCGGACAAACAGGCAACTCTGAAGAACTAGTGCAAAGACCTGATGCGGAGCCAGCTAACGGCTAA